One region of Equus caballus isolate H_3958 breed thoroughbred chromosome 23, TB-T2T, whole genome shotgun sequence genomic DNA includes:
- the SH3GL2 gene encoding endophilin-A1 isoform X2, which translates to MERKVDVTSRAVMEIMTKTIEYLQPNPASRAKLSMINTMSKIRGQEKGPGYPQAEALLAEAMLKFGRELGDDCNFGPALGEVGEAMRELSEVKDSLDMEVKQNFIDPLQNLHDKDLREIQHHLKKLEGRRLDFDYKKKRQGKIPDEELRQALEKFDESKEIAESSMFNLLEMDIEQVSQLSALVQAQLEYHKQAVQILQQVTVRLEERIRQASSQPRREYQPKPRMSLEFPTGDSTQPNGGLSHTGTPKPAGAPMDQPCCRALYDFEPENEGELGFKEGDIITLTNQIDENWYEGMLHGQSGFFPINYVEILVALPH; encoded by the exons CTTCCAGAGCTAAACTCAGCATGATCAACACCATGTCAAAAATCCGCGGCCAGGAGAAAGGGCCAGGCTATCCGCAGGCAGAGGCGCTGCTGGCAGAGGCTATGCTCAAGTTCGGAAGAGAGCTTGGAGATGATTGCAACTTTG GCCCAGCGCTTGGTGAGGTGGGGGAGGCCATGCGGGAGCTCTCAGAGGTGAAAGACTCTCTGGACATGGAAGTGAAGCAGAACTTCATTGACCCCCTTCAGAATCTTCATGACAAAGACCTGAGGGAAATTCAG CATCATCTAAAGAAGTTGGAGGGTCGACGCCTGGACTTTGATTATAAGAAGAAACGACAAGGAAAGATTCCAGATGAAGAGCTCCGTCAAGCTCTGGAGAAATTCGATGAGTCTAAAGAAATTGCTGAGTCAAGCATGTTCAATCTCTTGGAGATGGAT ATCGAACAGGTGAGCCAGCTCTCTGCACTCGTCCAAGCCCAGCTGGAGTACCATAAGCAGGCAGTCCAGATCCTGCAGCAGGTCACCGTCAGACTGGAAGAAAG AATAAGACAAGCTTCATCTCAGCCTAGAAGGGAGTACCAGCCTAAACCACGAATGAGCCTGGAGTTTCCAACTGGAGACAGTACTCAGCCCAATGGGGGCTTGTCTCACACAGGCACTCCCAAACCTGCAG GTGCCCCAATGGATCAGCCCTGCTGCCGAGCTCTGTACGACTTTGAACCTGAAAATGAAGGGGAGTTGGGTTTTAAAGAGGGTGATATCATCACACTCACTAACCAGATTGATGAGAACTGGTATGAGGGGATGCTTCACGGCCAGTCAGGCTTCTTCCCCATCAATTATGTGGAGATTCTGGTTGCCCTGCCCCATTAG